The proteins below come from a single Arthrobacter sp. zg-Y1171 genomic window:
- a CDS encoding ABC transporter permease, giving the protein MSTQTLTPDAPALGYWRGVRSVFALEMKQRLRSRSWYVLLVVWFVVIGLVATLTALSSSATSGPQGPVLYELMVGFILLFGLLLAPALSANAVNGDRAAGTLAILQVTLLHPGQILAGKWLASWLASMGFLVASIPFLLWALALGGVQPLSAVVAVVMLAVELGIVCAVGVGVSALAARPLFSIVVTYMLVALLGLGTLIAFGLSGFLTEETVKVSSSASYSYGGNGAEEYTCSGPLMDVSVAHTERIAWILAVNPFVVVADSIPVTSERDENGYTASGVMEGISTVVRLAQAGPDFSTPCINGEVREGGQPDVPPIWPLGLTLQAALAAALVFLGRRKLRTPVRKLAAGTRIA; this is encoded by the coding sequence ATGAGTACGCAGACCCTTACCCCTGATGCCCCGGCGCTCGGCTATTGGCGCGGGGTGCGTTCCGTCTTCGCACTGGAGATGAAGCAGCGGCTGCGCTCCCGCAGCTGGTATGTGCTGCTGGTTGTCTGGTTTGTGGTGATCGGGCTGGTGGCCACCCTGACGGCGCTGAGTTCCTCCGCCACCTCGGGGCCGCAGGGCCCGGTGCTTTACGAGCTGATGGTTGGCTTCATCCTGCTCTTTGGACTGCTGCTGGCACCGGCGCTTTCAGCCAATGCCGTCAACGGCGACCGTGCCGCCGGAACGCTGGCCATCCTGCAGGTCACCCTCCTGCACCCCGGCCAGATCCTCGCCGGGAAGTGGCTGGCGTCCTGGCTGGCGTCCATGGGGTTCCTCGTGGCCAGCATTCCCTTCCTGCTGTGGGCCCTGGCCCTGGGCGGTGTCCAGCCGCTCTCCGCCGTGGTGGCGGTCGTTATGCTGGCCGTGGAGCTGGGGATCGTCTGCGCGGTGGGGGTGGGCGTTTCCGCCCTGGCCGCCCGTCCGCTGTTCTCCATTGTGGTCACCTACATGCTGGTGGCCCTGCTGGGGCTGGGCACCCTGATCGCGTTCGGGTTGAGCGGCTTCCTGACCGAGGAGACCGTTAAGGTCAGCAGTTCCGCCTCCTATTCCTACGGTGGAAACGGCGCCGAGGAATACACCTGTTCGGGTCCGCTAATGGACGTGTCCGTGGCACACACGGAGCGAATCGCGTGGATCCTTGCGGTCAACCCCTTCGTCGTGGTGGCCGATTCGATTCCCGTCACGTCGGAGCGGGACGAAAACGGCTACACCGCCAGCGGAGTGATGGAGGGGATCAGCACAGTGGTGCGCCTGGCCCAGGCCGGACCGGACTTCAGCACGCCGTGCATCAACGGCGAAGTCCGGGAGGGCGGCCAACCCGACGTGCCGCCGATCTGGCCGCTGGGGCTCACGCTCCAGGCCGCGCTGGCTGCGGCGCTGGTTTTCCTGGGCCGGCGCAAGCTGCGGACACCGGTCCGCAAGCTCGCTGCCGGGACACGGATCGCCTAG